The DNA region GTAATTTCGGAAAGCACTTCCTTACAGTTAAAAGAGGGCAATCGAGACACATTGACTAACTCGGCCACATGAGGTGCCTCTGAAGGAGGAATCGCTTGGCTCAAGAGTCACAAGAGGAGCGAAAAACTCAATTATAATGCAACTGAACTTGTTTAGTCACATTACTGTGGCACCACCTTCACCTCAACAATGGGACACACATCctacacagtcacacacatttcacacatgcacatacaagTGACTGGAGCTTCAGGGTAGAGCTGTAATTgaggattattttcattacttaTTAACCTGCGgattatttttcttcattaatcaataaaaaaaagcaatcaCAATATCTTAAACCCCGAGGCAGCCTCATCAAATTGCTTATTTTTTCTGACCAATGTTCCAAAGTAAACATTATGAGAAGAATCCAGGTTTTAAGATGCTTTGTGAAACAGGTGCTCTGTGGGAAGCTCTTCCAAAGTCAAGAAGTGAGAACGGGGAAAGCATGAGGAGAACCTGAGACTCCTCTCAGAGGTTAAGTTGGAACGAGGGAGAAGTGACTCTGAATGAAACTGCTAATCGTTTCAGCTGTAGTTCAGGGACTTCCCTCATTTTATTCATCACTAGCTtgctctctgtccatctgttcTCCAGCCGTCGTTGATTTTCCCGAAGACATCTTTACTCTGGAGCAGAAGAGACACGGAGCGGTACTGCTTCACGTGCTCTGCGTGAGTATCAGCTCTGCCTGAAAGCCAGGATTTAAATTGAAGGAAGCTTCGTTCGAACTCAAACAGATGCATGTATGAGCCGCGTGGCCAATAATGTGTCCCCTGTATTTGACAGGCTATCTACATGTTTCACGCGCTTGCCATCGTGTGTGATGTTTACTTTGTGCCATCACTGGAAAAAGTATCAGAGGTATGAACTAAAGACACATCTAATAGACATAAAGTATCGTTTTTCAGCTGAAAAATAGCCTGATCCTTTTTAGAATCTACTAGTTGATagctgatgttttctttgtgttgtctTGGTTTTACTAAAGGACCTGTTACCTACACCTTTAATGGATAAGGATGgagttattttttatttttcttgatgTATTTCACCTGAAAAGATGTAAAACAACAATGCATTAGTCCGTCTATAACTACTTTCTGACTTCCCCACCTGTGGTTTCATGGCATAAACCTTTAATAATGGATTATGAAGGACTATtgtttctttctattttttgtttatGGATCAAAAATTTCAGCTGAGCATCGTGGTTAATAGAGAACATTACTGAAAAAGGACTAAATAATGCATTTATTGGGGGGACTATTTTCTGTTGtgtattaatacacatttggctCCTTAGTGATTATTTACAGCATGTGGCATAGACTCAAATTAAACTACAATGCCCATATTCACCGTTATAAAGGAAGatgtcagccagtgcaacagtgtggctcagtTATggtttttgaatatttttggacAACACTGGAGTTCAGTGGCTATATCAGGCTTAGATATCAGACTTTACTTCTCTGTAGAATCAATCCATTGATTTTGGATTTGTTGGCAATAAGAAAATGTCGAACATCACCAGCTTTatcctttcatcttttcaaaCTCACACTCATCCTCTAGAACCTTCAGCTCAGTCAGGACGTCGCCGGGGCAACCTTCATGGCAGCTGGGAGCTCCGCCCCTGAGCTCTTCacctctctgattggtcagtgtGATGTTCGTCTAATCAATCACTCACTCTAACGGGTTAGCCCGAGCATTCCTCCATCAACGCTCCAATAACCTGCAATCACATGCATCTTCACCTGATTAGGACTGACAGAAGTCAAGTGTGTGTAGGCAGAAGCACTGATTGGCCAATTTTCAGCATTAAGTAGGCGTCAgagaaagacatttcattttgctTGATGTTTGCCAGCTCACCCGCAAATTACTTCTGTGGCCCTGATGGCTTCTCATCaagcatttttgttgttttcccaATGCAGTCATTGTTTCAGTGAATATGGATGGAGatgaaaaaaatacactttgagtagaaaacaacaaagaaattggGAATACGAAAAATATCATCAACGAGATAAAAGTTGAGTGAAATTTAGACGAAAGAAGGCTTGTTATTCACAGTATTTGGAAGAAACTGTGGCCCAGATATTAAACAGAGGCAGAAACCATCccactgatgtttttaaaatgtgacaaactaGAGCACTACTGCGGATCTATCCTGGATATCATGCATATCTGCCCAGCCCCTGTGGTTATGAACAAAAGATGCAATATTTCTGTACAGAGGAGAAAGATACCTTGGCTAACATTATATACTTTTATGAATGAGGGGGAGCTACAATCATTTTCGACAGGCTGtcacattacattcatttttgctgATGATTTATGGTTCACTCTttcctgttctgtgtttttaggGGTGTTTATCACAAAGGGAGACGTGGGTGTGGGAACAATCGTGGGATCAGCTGTCTTCAACATCCTGGTCATCATCGGCATCTGTGGCATCTTCTCTGGACAGGTACAAACACTGTGTTCAGACCTGAAGCAAAAAGTAGGACGAACCAAACATTTCTGAACTAGAAGAGCACAAAATGACAAAGTAAAAATTCattacacacataaaacacataaaagctaTTTTGTCCTGTCAGTGGAAACCCCTCTGGCCCAGACAATAACATCTTACAATATTTTCCCGAATTACGTTTTTCGTCTTCTCTCTCTAGCCCATCTCTCTGAGCTGGTGGCCTTTGTTTCGTGATGCCGTGTTCTACATCCTGTCCATAGTGGTGCTTATCCTGGTGAGAAACCAGGGAATTCGTTTTGTATCAGCTGAGTCATTGGATCAAAGAAATCCGTGTACCAGTCACAAGTGAAAGACTAGAGCGAATAAAGCATATTTATTATGGTGGCCAGTATACTGGCTGACTGTAGCTTAaagtattttttcattttatttgcagGTGATCTATGATGAAAAAGTCATGTGGTAAGACTCAGCGCCTCTGTTGTTTGTCAGATCAGTTTGCAAGATAGCTGACTTTCATTTTGTTGAATTTATGAAtctgtgctggtgtttgtgtgcatgtttcaggTGGGAGACCATCATCTTGATCTCTTTGTACGGTATCTACATAATAATCATGAAGTGAgtctccttctcttccctctgaCTTTTCCATCCTGTTGGTATCAAGCCACTAAGTACTCTATACACACCAAAGACACAGTATCTTTGTGTGGCGCTGTCTTCTGTGTAGGTTCAACAGATCTCTGCATGGCCTGGtagagaaacactgcagcagagcaggtcAGCCCTGTCTGAGCAGCCTGCGACGGACGACTGCTGTCGGAAGCATTGGAGACTGTGACAACGACATGGTGCCGCTGAAGCCAGGTGCAGAGCTCGTGTTTGTACATCCATAAAATCTAAAGTTCCGTCTGTCTCTGAGCAGCTTTCAACAGACCTAGTGACATAGTTTAGGCTGCCAGTCAAACCCATTTCTGTGCCCCTGTGGATTTCCAACAGGCTGAAATAGAACTAGACCACTTTGATGGACAgatgttttctccatttttttgtccttccattactcttttctctttgtcgtATTAtacttttatttcctttccaCTTTCCCCAGATTCATGTGTGGTGGCCGGCCAGGATTCAGGGGTGGTGATGGTGGATGAGATGCTGAACCTGCACCCCCACCAGCTCTCCTTTTCAGAGGCAAGCCTCCGCCTTCTCATCACCCCGCATTTCCCCCCCTTCACCCGCCTGCACATGGCAGGACGCATGGTCATCAATGAGGTACACTGCACGCGCTCACATCATTCACATAACGCCAACTTCCCCTGGTTTTTTGGACTGGGTTGGTGGGTATTAAAGTGagcatgtgcagcattttagAAAGCAATATGTCTCTGTCAACAGGAACACGACAATATAATGAAGAATCACGAACTCACCCTTGTGTACCTGGAGGGGTTGCATCAGCTATTTGTAAATTTGTTCCAAATTGTGCATTGTTGACTGTCCCTAAGTTCTTAGTAACAACTGCTAGCCAGTCTCAAAGTCATGACTTACGAAATTGGGTCGCCCATTAAAACTTTAGTGAGTTACATCACAAGCTGAAACATagccaaacaaaaacagtttggggggtttattttaatttatctATAGATGGAAAGAAAAGTGTGTTTCACAGTTAGTAGTATTCATGCAGTTGACAATGAgtgaaatatttgtttattctAAACTAACTGACACTAACATAACATTGGGTCATTTGAGGTAGgctatgttgtttttttgttttgtttttgttgtactttttgtgacatttaaatCTTTTTATCTTActgttttacattattattaaacagcatttttatatGTTCGATATGTTAATTGTTTAATATTATATCCTTAACTTCACAGCAAATGAGTCATATGTTAAGCAAACTAATAATAGCTTTGTCAGTTAGTTCAGTTAGCTATGTAGCAGCTACGTATTATACATGGCAGTTTTCACCCTTCACTCATATGTCATATGTTCTCAAGTTAACGTTAGCTTTATCAGTTAGTTCAACAAGCTATGTTGCGGTTACAGCTTACACCTGGCAGTTTTCACCCTTCAGTTCAATGGGTCATATGTTAGCAAGCTATTGTTAGCTTTATCAGTTAGTTCAGTCAGCTATATAGCAGTAAACCTTGGCAGTTTCCACTTTTCACTATAAATGGGTCAtatgttagcacgctaacttTAGCTTTATCAGTTAGTTCAGCTAGCTATGTAGTGGTTACAGGTTACACCTTGCAGTTTATACCCTTCACTGTTAAATGGGTCatatgttagcaagctaacattagctttatCAGTTAGTTAAGCTAGCTATGTCGCGATTACAGGTTACACCTGGCAGTTTTCACCCTTCAGTTAAATGGGTCATACGTTAGCAAGGTAAGGTTATCTTTGTTAGTTAGTTCAGTTTTCTATATAACAGTAAAACTTGTCAGTATTGTAGCAGTGACAGGTTTCACGTGCCAGTTTTCTCCCTTCACTGTAAAATGGGTCACacattagcaagctaacattagtTTGGTCAGTTGGTGTAATTATGGAAATTATACATATCTTTAGTTGCCTTGTTGATTTGTTAAATTTCATAATGATTTCACAATTGTACAATACTATTCAGCGCAGTTTTTGTACAGAAGGTTTGCAGGGAGACAGACTGATAGGGACACAGATTGGTGCTACAACATCCTGTTTGCTGTCGTTAGATGCATAGCGCACTTTATTATCCCACACACAAGAACTCAATCTCCCAAATCTGCTTCgtcactctctctgctctcctgcatGCGTGCTTGCCTTTTCCAATACCAAATTAAAATGCGACGGCCAGTGCTGGCCCCACTCTATGCCTTGCCCCCCATCAGTGCTTTCCAATTCCCCTCTGGTGAATGTGCCTGGCTGCCTGAtcactcctcctgctgctcctcatatTCTGAGCTTCAGTTAGAGGAAGTCATTACCCAAACCTCgatgcagtgtttctcatgTCATGTTGATGTTCTTTTCCTtatttccttctgtcttttctctgccttcacCCCCTCTTTGCTCCCCACCCACAGAGGCAGAGGCTGATTCGGGCTCGAGTTGGCCCAGAGGAGGGGGGAGCTTCGGGGGAGGAAAGTTTGGGTGCTAACGGGCCATGGGGGAGGGAGAATGggacagtggctgagggagacaTGCAGCCAattgaggaagagagggagaggagtaaGGAGACGGGAGAGGAGACAGGTGGGGAAGCACAGCctaaagaggaagaggaggaggaagaagagcaggaggaaggagaggaggagaatatTCCTTTCAAGCCCTTCATCCTGCCAGGTGAGTCGTGAATCAAAGCAGACATCACACAGGTAGCACAGGTATCGTAATCTCAGTGGAATCTCCAGGTTAACTACATTTATGCATCAGGTCATCTGTTGACCTTTAGAGATTTTTCAGCAGCAgtaactttctttttttctcagaagTTTCTTTGTCATTGATGCTGCCATACCCAGCATTCCTCTTTGGCTTTATCCAACTGTTATGTTTTCCAGTGTTCTACATGGATTTATTGCTGATTGAGCTAATCAAAAATGGATGaagactcacagacacacacaggccgTGCCACATTAATAATTTAGACCCTTAGAAGAATCTGTTACGATCCCTGTGGGGAAAcgtgtgtgaatgcgtgtttgtgcctgtgtgttcatTTGCGTGTGTTGTCATCATTTCCTCAGATGGCTGGTGTGTGCGTCTGAAGTGGCTGCTCTCCTGGCCCGTGAGCGTCCTGCTTCACTGCACCATCCCCGACTGTAGCCTGCCGCAGTGGGAGCGCTGGTACCTGCTCACCTTCCTGTCCTCCACGCTCTGGATAGCCCTCTTCTCCTACCTCATGGTCTGGATGGTATGACACACACTAgtcccccccacacacacacacacgcacacacacacacacacacacacacacacacacacacacacacacacacacacacacattatatattTACGCAGcctcttttgtctgtgtttctggcaAGGTGACCATAATCAGCTACACGCTTGGAATCCCAGATGTCATCATGGGAATTACTTTTCTAGCAGCCGGCACCAGTGTCCCCGACTGTATGGCCAGCCTCATAGTCGCCCggcaaggtgtgtgtgtgtgtgtgcgtgcgtgcgtgcgtgcgtgcgtccatgtgcatgcaaatgtgtgtttaatttgtCTCAACACATATTTAGACTGCTGATTGAAACCATTTATACCACCTAactttttttgtatgtttataTGTTACAAGACTAAATTAAAATATTGAGCGTGAAGGTTTGTACTGGttacacaaaacattttaactcCACTAACTTTTCAGCTGCACCTTACAAGATTGCTTTGTCAAACTAATTCAGAATACTTTAAATCAATGGCCTTCATTTAATGCAAGTAACCTGAAGCTTTTAATGCAAGGTGAATAGTTAATAGTGTACTTTTTCTTACAGAttaaaacaatggaaaaaatggaaaaaaaatgtatatgttAAACGTGGAAGTAAACATGTCAAAAACCAAACTATTTGACCGGATGTTTGATGTCATTTGAACACCTTCGCTCTATATCTTTTCATACTGTGTTCGTTTCTCTGGGACTCGTTGCAGGGATGGGCGACATGGCTGTGTCCAACTCCATTGGCAGTAATATCTTTGATGTGCTGCTGGGCCTGGGCTTCCCCTGGGCACTGAGGACTCTCATAGTCACCTATGGATCAGTGGTAACACCAACAGTTTCCTCTGCCTCACATCTTGACCCATGAAAACATAGCAATACTCTGCTGGCGTTGTCCAAACACAGGGGCACTGTAACTAATGCGTTAATGTGTAATCTTTTGTTCGATTGATTGCAATTGGGGACCTTTGTTGTATATATTCACCAACTCTCTCcatttgtttcctgtcactACCTACTGATGTATAATGAAAGCAAATATGTCTCTGTGTTAGAAGTATATGTGAATGTAGTCAGTAAAATACTCCATTTAACCCTGAAACAGCACCTCAAATGTACTGAGTGAACCTTGTAAGACATTGAATTTATCAGTAAATGATCCTGAAACAGGGTACCTGtatagctcagttggtagggtGTGCGCCCCATATATTGAGGctatcagtcctctgcagtggtcACAGGCTTGACTCCCACCTACGGCACATTTGCTGCATGtcgtcctctctctccaccccctTTCCTGTCGTGCCTTCCACTTGTCTCtgtcataaaggctaaaaagccccaaaaataatcataaaaaaaagagcttaaaacaacattaatgcgttgtcattttgttttttaggtgACAATCAACAGCAAAGGCCTGGTGTATTCAGTGATTCTGCTGCTGGCTTCAGTCACACTCACTGTGAGTAGATTTCCACCATCTGTCACCATCTATCAGTTAATCCAtcaaattattattgttatcgttaaaaaaaaaaaaaaaaaaagtccaacatgAGCTGCCTGTTTTTCTTCACCCATGATTTTCATCTTATCTTCTCCCGCTCAAAGCCTGCGAGCCCCTGACTCTGTTTTCACACTCGGAGAATTGTATTTATGGCAGTGCAACAGGAAATGAAGcgtcctctttctctgtctgtccatcgcTCCTCAGGTCCTCTGTGTCCATCTGAACTGCTGGAGGTTGGACCGCAGGCTGGGACTCTGTCTCCTTCTACTGTAcgccatcttcctcctctgctccatcgCCTTTGAGAAGCTGTAgagggcagacacacacacacacacacacacacacacacacacacacacacacacaaacaccccccccccacgcaCAGAGTCATATAAAAGAACGCACAAACGAACAAATGGTCAGACTCGTTTTCCACCTTCACTGCTGCCATTATCAGTCAGATGTACGGACAgattctcattttcatttcgcGGTGGCTGTACAAGTTAGAGCAGCATTACTGCTGCAACGGCTGCCTGAAAGCTGCATTGTTTACCTTTGATAAACGAGTATTTTACATAGTTTTGTACCGAGCACCTCCAGCCCAGATTTTGTGAAATCAAAGCCAACTGATGATGCACTGTCTCACAGCAAATTTATAAAGTATTAAATTTGTATTCTGAAACCAAGAATATTGTAAAAGGATCCCCAAAGTGTGTTAGTTTACCTGTTAATACTTTATGACTGCCACAAGTAACCTCAAAGACCAGATGATTATACGCGTTAAGTTGATGTAGTTGCTTCTCAGTGCGTGCAGTTATTTTATGTAAAGTTTGTGTGAAGTTTTCATCACGcctttgtgtctgttgttgtAAACAACGTAGCATGGCTGATCATCACGCTCCAGATAAATTGCACTAAGCCACTGTTGTCTTGGCCCTGTACAGACCGTAGGCCCCCCTCTTTCCTAAAAGCTTCTCAGCACAGAGGCGGTGTTTTTGTGCTGGAACAAAGGCGACTGTAAGCCACATGGTGTTTTTGAATGTCTGTGTTCGGAGAGAGTCCTCGAGTGTATGTTGTTGAgtgcaattaaaatattttgttctgTGAGGTTTCTCTTCTGCGTCTCACATCGGACAGTCCGTCTGATGCACCTTCAGACTTCATTTTGAAATATCCTTCCCCGcacttaaaatgaataaatgtgacAAGAAATCCAGCAACACACGAGGAAGCAAACCAAAGCACTCTAAATTTAAACCTTTTCCCAACAGAGTTTGTTTGAGTTATGCTAATGAAGAAGAATTCATTAAAACGCGGACATTTTACTGCTGACTTATAAAAAAGGTTGCGTTCACAGTATAAAATGCCGTCAATTTAATAaccaaattaaaggaaaacaaaaaaacacacagtctcaGTTTCCCCTCACACTATACAACATCACTGACTCTTAATTTGACAGACTTGACTCTTAACACCTGAGCCCAATACTTTTCAATATAGTTCATGTGAAGAAAAAGACTATTTTTATGCTGCAGGTACACTTTCAATGAAACACTAATTTAATATTGTGCACTGCCAGGAGCAGCTCAACACAATATAGAAAGGTAAACttattattttatcattgtGCACCATAACATATATGAGACAAGCTCCAGAGACATTAATGTGACGCTTTTTAAGCCGTACTGTCCTCAGAGGCTGAAGGATTTCACTCAACCCACTTTGCACAGCAACTGTTTCAATGAGAAATACTTCCTATGCCGGTAGTCCTGCTCCTTCTCCAAACTGCAGGCGTGCTGAGTGCCACCTACTGCAGGTAATGCACTGACTATTGATAAGTGCCTCATACAATCCCACTTAAAATCATCAGAACTATCCCTTTAAGCTCCAGAACAAAACGTTAACAATATGCAATattcaaaaatgaaaagatagaattaggaTCTGAGCACTCCAACACCATTTTGGCTGAGGTGCAGACCAGCGGACTGTAGTTCAGAGTCACATGGAGCTGAGAAGCTGCGACCTGGAGCACTTCAGCACCAGAGACAGCTCCACAGCTTCAGCATGCTGAGGAAAGGCTGCTGTCCAAGAGCAGGGACACACACGTCAGCGCTGCCCTCCATCATCCAGCTCATCTGTAACAGGCGGTCAGTGCTCACATCTTGTACTtaagtagcaataccacagtgtagaaatactgttAGAAAACTCATGCATTTAAAAGTTTAGTCAAGTTTAAGCATGTTACTTTTGTGCAAGTATTGGTCCAAAATGTGACAGTGCTCATTATACAGAATGGCCAATTTTAGAATAGTGTGTAATAAATAATTGGCCTaaaattattgatgcattaatgtataAATCCCTCTAATGTTACAGCTGGTAAAAGTGGAGCTATTCACAACAAGATGTTCTTCTACACACAAAACTCTTCACTACTATGGCAGCATGCTTTTGTTCTCAACTCCGCCCACATTTCACACTGTAGAAACTTAattgaaatgttaaaatattcagTCTGGAATAATGTGCTAttcctttttttcattcacATCTTTCACACTTTCctaaatatgaaatattcaaatggATGGacgttttcattttttccttcattttcagcttttatcTCCTCATTCAtactttcagtgagagactccATTCAGACCGTAAAATGCTCCA from Chaetodon trifascialis isolate fChaTrf1 chromosome 5, fChaTrf1.hap1, whole genome shotgun sequence includes:
- the slc24a6a gene encoding sodium/potassium/calcium exchanger 3 isoform X1, translated to MKAPRRPRQTRLLPRFCVCGVGLLAAAWIFHFNDLTGSHGPTVDHDILSKREIIQQKDDNLTDGISTSAVVDFPEDIFTLEQKRHGAVLLHVLCAIYMFHALAIVCDVYFVPSLEKVSENLQLSQDVAGATFMAAGSSAPELFTSLIGVFITKGDVGVGTIVGSAVFNILVIIGICGIFSGQPISLSWWPLFRDAVFYILSIVVLILVIYDEKVMWWETIILISLYGIYIIIMKFNRSLHGLVEKHCSRAGQPCLSSLRRTTAVGSIGDCDNDMVPLKPDSCVVAGQDSGVVMVDEMLNLHPHQLSFSEASLRLLITPHFPPFTRLHMAGRMVINERQRLIRARVGPEEGGASGEESLGANGPWGRENGTVAEGDMQPIEEERERSKETGEETGGEAQPKEEEEEEEEQEEGEEENIPFKPFILPDGWCVRLKWLLSWPVSVLLHCTIPDCSLPQWERWYLLTFLSSTLWIALFSYLMVWMVTIISYTLGIPDVIMGITFLAAGTSVPDCMASLIVARQGMGDMAVSNSIGSNIFDVLLGLGFPWALRTLIVTYGSVVTINSKGLVYSVILLLASVTLTVLCVHLNCWRLDRRLGLCLLLLYAIFLLCSIAFEKL
- the slc24a6a gene encoding sodium/potassium/calcium exchanger 3 isoform X2 translates to MKAPRRPRQTRLLPRFCVCGVGLLAAAWIFHFNDLTGSHGPTVDHDILSKREIIQQKDDNLTDGISTSAVVDFPEDIFTLEQKRHGAVLLHVLCAIYMFHALAIVCDVYFVPSLEKVSENLQLSQDVAGATFMAAGSSAPELFTSLIGVFITKGDVGVGTIVGSAVFNILVIIGICGIFSGQPISLSWWPLFRDAVFYILSIVVLILVIYDEKVMWWETIILISLYGIYIIIMKFNRSLHGLVEKHCSRAGQPCLSSLRRTTAVGSIGDCDNDMVPLKPDSCVVAGQDSGVVMVDEMLNLHPHQLSFSERQRLIRARVGPEEGGASGEESLGANGPWGRENGTVAEGDMQPIEEERERSKETGEETGGEAQPKEEEEEEEEQEEGEEENIPFKPFILPDGWCVRLKWLLSWPVSVLLHCTIPDCSLPQWERWYLLTFLSSTLWIALFSYLMVWMVTIISYTLGIPDVIMGITFLAAGTSVPDCMASLIVARQGMGDMAVSNSIGSNIFDVLLGLGFPWALRTLIVTYGSVVTINSKGLVYSVILLLASVTLTVLCVHLNCWRLDRRLGLCLLLLYAIFLLCSIAFEKL